One stretch of Jiangella gansuensis DSM 44835 DNA includes these proteins:
- the folB gene encoding dihydroneopterin aldolase, which translates to MPDRIELRGLTATGRHGWFSHERETGQLFRVDVSLGVDTRAAARSDDLTDTVDYGSLADRVVGLVEGEPVRLVETLAQRIADLCLEDPRVEDAEVTVHKPEAPITVPFDDVTVTIRRART; encoded by the coding sequence GTGCCTGACCGCATCGAGCTGCGCGGCCTGACCGCGACCGGACGCCACGGCTGGTTCTCCCACGAGCGGGAGACCGGCCAGCTGTTCCGCGTCGACGTCTCGCTCGGCGTCGATACGCGTGCGGCGGCTCGCAGTGACGACCTGACCGACACCGTCGACTATGGCAGTCTTGCTGACCGGGTGGTCGGGCTCGTCGAGGGGGAGCCGGTCAGGCTGGTTGAGACCCTCGCCCAGCGCATCGCAGACCTCTGCCTGGAGGACCCGCGGGTCGAGGATGCCGAAGTGACCGTGCACAAGCCGGAGGCGCCGATCACGGTGCCGTTCGACGACGTGACCGTGACGATTCGAAGGGCCAGAACGTGA
- the folP gene encoding dihydropteroate synthase, with protein MSARRPGRPAHYVVGLPQPPRALVMGVVNVTPDSFSDGGFWYEPGDAVEHGLDLIAQGADIVDVGGESTRPGAERPSIDEERRRALPVIRELAAAGAVVSVDTMRAAVAEDALAAGAKLVNDVSGGQADPDMLRVVAAAGVPVILTHWRGHSDRMQQLTEYADVVADVIAELRQRIDAALAAGVRPEHIAVDPGLGFSKTWDHNWTVLARLRELVQLDFPVLVAASRKTFLGELLADPATGERRPPIGRDAATDALSVVAALDGAWCIRVHTVPATMDAVHVAARLGAEDG; from the coding sequence ATGAGCGCCCGACGACCCGGCCGGCCGGCACACTACGTCGTGGGCCTGCCGCAGCCGCCGCGGGCGCTGGTGATGGGCGTGGTCAACGTGACGCCCGACTCGTTCTCCGACGGTGGCTTCTGGTATGAACCCGGCGATGCCGTCGAGCACGGCCTCGACCTCATCGCTCAGGGCGCGGACATCGTGGACGTCGGCGGCGAGTCCACCCGGCCCGGCGCCGAGCGGCCCTCCATCGACGAGGAACGCCGTCGCGCGCTGCCGGTCATCCGCGAACTGGCGGCGGCCGGTGCCGTGGTGTCGGTCGACACCATGCGCGCAGCCGTCGCCGAGGACGCCCTGGCCGCGGGCGCCAAACTGGTCAACGACGTCTCCGGCGGCCAGGCCGACCCCGACATGCTGCGAGTGGTGGCCGCGGCCGGCGTCCCGGTGATCCTCACCCACTGGCGCGGGCACTCCGACCGGATGCAGCAGCTCACCGAGTACGCCGACGTGGTCGCCGACGTCATTGCGGAGCTGCGGCAGCGCATCGACGCCGCCCTGGCGGCCGGGGTGCGGCCGGAGCACATCGCCGTCGACCCCGGTCTGGGCTTCTCCAAGACCTGGGACCACAACTGGACGGTGCTGGCCCGGCTGCGCGAACTGGTGCAGCTCGACTTTCCGGTACTGGTGGCCGCCTCCCGCAAGACCTTCCTGGGTGAACTGCTGGCCGACCCGGCGACGGGGGAGCGGCGCCCGCCGATCGGCCGCGACGCCGCCACCGACGCGTTGTCCGTCGTGGCGGCACTGGACGGTGCCTGGTGCATCCGGGTCCACACCGTCCCGGCGACCATGGACGCGGTGCACGTGGCGGCCCGGCTCGGGGCGGAAGACGGGTGA
- the purD gene encoding phosphoribosylamine--glycine ligase, which produces MKVLVIGSGAREHALVRSLLRDPEVSEVHAAPGNAGIAADATVHPVAADRPEAVADLAARLDSDLVVIGPEVPLVAGVADAVKARGIACFGPSARAAKLEGSKAFAKEIMAAAGVPTAMAVVCETRAEVEAALDRFGPPYVVKDDGLAAGKGVVVTDDRAAALAHAEASGTVVVEEFLDGPEVSLFCVTDGLAAVPLTPAQDFKRAYDGDAGPNTGGMGAYTPLPWAPPGFVDDVVERVVRPTISEMHRRGTPFAGLLYVGLALTSRGVRVVEFNARFGDPETQAVLARLRSGLGGLLRAAATGTLAQHPEPVWHDGAAVTVVVAAHGYPAAPRTGDRIHGLDDAAAIKGVEVLHAGTRLDADGAVVSSGGRVLSVTAVGDDLAEARDRAYEAVGRIQLEGSHARSDIAEAAART; this is translated from the coding sequence GTGAAGGTTCTCGTCATCGGCTCCGGTGCCCGCGAGCACGCCCTCGTCCGCTCCTTGCTGCGCGACCCCGAGGTGTCCGAGGTGCACGCGGCGCCCGGCAACGCCGGCATCGCCGCCGATGCCACCGTCCACCCGGTCGCGGCCGACCGGCCCGAGGCGGTGGCCGACCTGGCCGCTCGGCTGGACTCCGACCTCGTCGTCATCGGCCCGGAGGTCCCGCTGGTCGCGGGTGTCGCCGACGCCGTGAAGGCACGCGGCATCGCCTGCTTCGGACCGTCCGCCCGGGCGGCGAAGCTCGAGGGCTCCAAGGCGTTCGCCAAGGAGATCATGGCCGCGGCCGGTGTCCCGACCGCGATGGCGGTGGTCTGCGAGACCCGCGCCGAGGTCGAGGCTGCCCTCGACCGGTTCGGCCCGCCGTACGTGGTCAAGGACGACGGACTCGCGGCCGGCAAGGGTGTCGTCGTCACGGACGACCGCGCGGCCGCGCTGGCCCACGCCGAGGCCAGCGGCACGGTCGTCGTCGAGGAGTTCCTGGACGGGCCGGAGGTCTCGCTGTTCTGTGTCACCGACGGCCTGGCCGCGGTGCCGCTGACCCCCGCCCAGGACTTCAAGCGTGCCTACGACGGCGACGCCGGGCCCAACACCGGTGGCATGGGCGCGTACACGCCGCTTCCGTGGGCGCCGCCCGGGTTCGTCGACGACGTCGTCGAGCGGGTCGTGCGCCCCACCATCTCCGAGATGCACCGGCGTGGCACACCGTTCGCCGGGCTGCTCTACGTCGGCCTGGCGCTGACCTCGCGAGGCGTGCGGGTGGTGGAGTTCAACGCCCGCTTCGGCGACCCGGAGACCCAAGCGGTGCTGGCCCGGCTGCGCTCCGGTCTGGGCGGGCTGCTGCGGGCGGCGGCCACGGGCACGCTGGCGCAGCACCCGGAGCCGGTGTGGCACGACGGCGCCGCGGTCACCGTCGTCGTGGCCGCGCACGGGTACCCGGCGGCGCCGCGCACCGGCGACCGCATCCACGGCCTGGACGACGCGGCGGCGATCAAGGGGGTCGAGGTGCTGCACGCCGGCACTCGCCTGGACGCCGACGGCGCCGTGGTGTCCAGCGGCGGCCGGGTGCTGTCCGTCACCGCTGTCGGCGACGACCTGGCCGAGGCCCGCGACCGTGCTTATGAAGCGGTCGGACGGATCCAGCTCGAGGGCAGCCACGCCCGCAGCGACATCGCCGAGGCGGCGGCGCGGACATGA
- a CDS encoding tyrosine-protein phosphatase encodes MSERWIDLVGAVNVRDLGGLPTTDGRTTQFGRVLRSDNLQDLIDDDVQRLTGPLRLRDVIDLRTSIEVTSEGPGPLTSVPDVTIHHLSLYPEVGERTDVEADSVLLPWTQEQGATIRHNTGAYYVNYLRHRPENVVRALRTAATSSGAALVHCAAGKDRTGVVCALALSVAGVERDAIVADYVQTAERIEAIIGRLKATATYAPDLNGRPIDSNVPRATSMTTFLDTVEQQFGGPMEWLSMHGWTTDDTTALRSRLLD; translated from the coding sequence ATGAGCGAACGCTGGATCGACCTCGTCGGCGCCGTCAACGTACGCGACCTCGGCGGGCTGCCCACCACGGACGGACGCACCACCCAATTCGGGCGGGTGCTGCGCTCGGACAACCTCCAGGACCTGATCGACGACGACGTCCAGCGGCTCACCGGGCCGCTGCGGCTGCGCGACGTCATCGATCTGCGCACCAGCATCGAGGTGACGTCCGAGGGACCCGGGCCGCTGACATCCGTGCCCGACGTCACCATCCATCATCTGTCCTTGTATCCGGAGGTCGGCGAGCGCACCGACGTCGAGGCCGACAGCGTGCTGCTGCCGTGGACCCAGGAGCAGGGCGCCACCATCCGGCACAACACCGGCGCCTACTACGTCAACTACCTGCGACACCGGCCCGAGAACGTCGTCAGGGCGTTGCGCACCGCCGCCACCAGCAGCGGCGCGGCGCTGGTGCACTGTGCCGCCGGCAAGGACCGCACCGGCGTGGTCTGCGCGCTCGCGCTGTCGGTGGCCGGGGTCGAGCGCGACGCCATCGTCGCCGACTACGTCCAGACCGCCGAACGCATCGAGGCGATCATCGGCCGGCTCAAGGCCACCGCCACCTACGCGCCGGACCTCAACGGCCGGCCCATCGACAGCAATGTCCCACGCGCCACCTCCATGACCACTTTCCTCGACACCGTCGAGCAGCAGTTCGGCGGCCCGATGGAGTGGCTGAGCATGCACGGCTGGACCACCGACGACACCACGGCGCTGCGCTCCCGCCTGCTCGACTGA
- a CDS encoding GNAT family N-acetyltransferase, producing the protein MNDVAISAVPLANRWVSLEPLGPGHVGDLTAAAAADQDEVFRWMGTWRAARRDGMHAVVGALVESARWGDLAVWAIRRAADGAIVGSTSYLDIDVADRRVEIGSTWIGSPWWRTEVNTATKLLLLGHAFDTLGLERVALKTDHLNLRSQRAIERLGAVYEGVLRHHKLRPDGTWRDTVYYSILAAEWPAVRDRLTAALTARA; encoded by the coding sequence GTGAACGATGTCGCCATCTCCGCGGTCCCGCTGGCGAACCGCTGGGTCAGCCTGGAGCCGCTCGGCCCGGGTCACGTCGGTGACCTGACTGCCGCGGCAGCCGCCGATCAGGACGAGGTCTTCCGCTGGATGGGGACGTGGCGTGCCGCTCGGCGCGACGGCATGCACGCCGTCGTGGGCGCGCTGGTCGAGAGCGCACGCTGGGGCGACCTGGCCGTGTGGGCCATTCGCCGCGCGGCCGACGGCGCGATCGTCGGATCCACGTCGTACCTCGACATCGATGTCGCCGACCGGCGGGTCGAGATCGGCTCCACCTGGATCGGGTCGCCGTGGTGGCGCACCGAGGTCAACACCGCCACCAAGCTGCTGCTTCTGGGGCACGCCTTCGACACGCTGGGCCTGGAGCGGGTGGCGCTGAAGACCGACCACCTGAACCTGCGGTCGCAGCGGGCGATCGAGCGGCTCGGCGCGGTGTACGAGGGCGTGCTGCGCCATCACAAGCTGCGGCCGGACGGCACCTGGCGGGACACGGTGTACTACTCGATCCTGGCCGCGGAGTGGCCGGCGGTGCGCGACCGGCTGACCGCGGCACTGACCGCGCGCGCATGA